From the genome of Oryza glaberrima chromosome 1, OglaRS2, whole genome shotgun sequence:
ACCGACCGCGCCGAGAGGAGAGACGAGAGCCCCCGAGAccgcgcgccgccatggccttCCACTACGCAGCaatgccctcctcctcctcctcgtccctcTCCGGCGTCTCCTCCCAGCCCCCGCTTCACCTCCCCCGTCTCCGATCCCCTCACCAAGCGTcccgccgcctctccgcgctccccttctcccgcgcgctcccgcttcccctccgcctccgcctctgcatTCCCCGTCCCCAACTTCCTCCGCTGCCCCTCGCGTTCTCCCACGGTGGGGGCGGAGATAACGATGGCGACGATAATAATAACAatggcggcggagatggcgagggGGATGGCGGCCCGCCCGACAACCGGAGGGAGGCGCTGTTCGTGCTCGCGCAACTGGGGAGGAAGCTCGAGAGCCTGCCGTCCGACCTCGCGGCCGCGGTGGAGGGTGGCCGCGTCACGGGGGAGATCGTGCGGCGCTTCGCTGAGATGGAGGGCTCGGCGCTGCTCCGGTGGCTGCTCCAGTTCCAGGGGTTCAGGGAGCGCCTCCTGGCGGACGATCTCTTCCTCGCTAAGCTTGCCATGGAGTGCGGCGTCGGCGTCATCGCAAAGGTCCCATGACGAACTCTCCCTCTACGTACTTCTATTGCGGCATCATTGCCCTGTGTTATGTTGCCAATCTgacgttttttcttttttttgctgctCTCGTTGTTTAGACTGCTGCGGAGTatgagaagagaagggagaatTTTGTCAAAGAGATTGATATCGTGATTGCCGATGTGGTATGCTTCTGAAagtatttctaacaatttctgACAATAAAACAAAAGAACCTAGCTCGATGTGATTTCACTTGTTTGGTTTACATTGGGTGTTACTAGAATCACTACTTATTTAGCAAACAATTACCATGTGGTATACTGCTTCATGTTCAGATGACTAGTACTCTGATAACATATACATCATGGAATTTAATTATTGACCTCGCTTTGTAAGTTAGTCGCTAAGATCGTTAGCTGatagacctttttttttttaaaaaaaatcatatgctGAGTATTATGTTAGCAGGAACTAATAAAGCTGGTGATCTAAACCAAAcagacttgaaaaaaaaaatcttatgatGTGATGTTTGGTTTTGGAACTATTTCTGAATAATAGATACTGTGTGGTTGATTAACTGAATTCAGCATTGGGCTTTGTACTGCATGTGAGTACCACACCTGATTCTAGTTGCTATTGACTGTGAGCGAACCTATTTGTGCTAGCCTAATTTTAGTTTTGTAAGAGAGTTTATCTCGTGAGTTGTGCCATCAGTTCAATTTTACTTTCTTTCTGAAGGTAAATGGATAATGaaatttgaagttttttattttgttatgatttgTGAAATCTAATTTAGTGTTGCTTCTGATACTACCCATACAGGTCATGGCAATAGTTGCTGATTTCATGCTTGTCTATCTTCCTGCTCCAACTGTATCTCTGCAACCACCACTTGCAACAAATGCTGGgcatattgctaattttttccaCAATTGCCCAGATAATGCTTTCCAAGTAACCTAaactctctctcttttcatCTGAGTAGAACATTCTTCCTAGAATCCTCCATCTTTTGCTAAAAACACTTCATGCCAACTGTTCTCCAGATTGCTTTGGCTGGAAGATCATACTCAATTCTGCAGAGGCTAGGGGCTATTCTGGTATGCAGTTCTTTTGTTGTGGTTATAATGATACTCAGACCGTCAGACTCATAGTGGCCTCAGTCTATTCAGTGTGCTATATTGATCAACTAATGCTAGTGGCTTCTTTGCAGAGAAATGGTGCAAAGCTTTTCACTGTGGGAACTAGTGCTTCTCTGGTAAGCTTGCCATTTTGTTTTGCTGCTACATCATATGATTGTAATGATCATGTGTTAGCAACCTCTTTTGATTTTTGTTAGGGTTtgcatttgtttttattttctttgaacAGGAATCCTGTCATGAAGTTTTAAATAAAACATTTCAGCAAGGCAGGAATAACCAATGCATCCTGGTGTTTTCATTTTGTCTACCTATCTCTGTCGTTAAGTTTTAATTCTAGTGAGTCTGACAAAGTATATGTTGCACAAAAGACTGACAGAGTACTGAGGCTGAGATCTAACCTTTTTAAAGAACAGGGTAACTGTTAGCTCGTGGATTTCTTTCACAGTTAACTGATTTTCTGTAGCTCCTAGTTGGTTCTAAACTGAAATTTGAAGCATGAAAACTTTACAAGTGGGATATATTGAGGAAAAAATGGCATTCATAATCGGTTTCCTAGGGTGGCTGGTTCAATTGTTTCACTATGCAGGTGTTGTtgccaaaaatagaaaagaagatCAGTGATATTTACGTTTCTGTTTTGGATGGCAGTAATCTATCGACACCTTTTACCCTTCTATCCATAAGACAATTTGTTAAGCTTCCAATGCATATTAATCTTCAATCCTTCCAGATTGGCACCGGTGTCACGAATGCACTGATAAAAGCAAGGAAGGCCGTTGACAAAGAGCTAGATGACGAAGTTGAGGATATTCCAGTTTTGTCAACTAGTGTTGCTTATGGTGTATACATGGCAGTATCTAGTAACCTCAGGTAATCATTATCTTCAAACTACTCACCATTTGTAGCATACTTAAGCCATGCTAAACGTGTGAATAAATGTCCTGTCGTTTTGTTACTAAGGGACCTGGAGGACTTAACCCAGCCATTGAAATTATTTTATCTGTTTCTCTCTTCAAACAGGCAAACCATTGTAGAGATTATACATGAACAATCCTTGTGCAGATCAACAGTTGCTTCttttttaaatgtttgattatCTTTTACAACAAAAATCATATTCATCACCAGGTACCAGATTTTGGCTGGTGTAATCGAACAGAGGATGCTGGAGCCCCTACTACATAACCACAAGCTTCTATTGAGTGCTCTATGCTTTGCTGTTCGCACGGGCAACACATTCTTGGGTTCTTTACTGTGAGTAATATTTACCTCGCATGAAGTTTAACTCCTGACCTTGGGGCAGTAATATTACTTACTGATGAACTTTTGTTACCAGGTGGGTTGACTATGCCAGGTGGGTAGGCGTACAAAAGGTTCAAGAAGAGGCCTAATGTTGGCATACCGTAAGTTACTACGATATGTATTCTACAACGTTACGACATTCTTCTCTTCATAGGGAATATCTTTACTGGTAAACGCAGAAGATAGGCATCTCCATATGTCGAATTCATATCAACAGTGTCACTGTATTTTTCTTCATAACTTGCAACTTGTAAGACTTGTCTTTGTAATATACGAGTTTTTGGCCCAACGAACACTCGGAGGGACCTGTTTATTTGTTTGTCTTTATTCTAGGATTGTCATGCCTTTTATTTTCACTTATGGGGACCGTTGACAGCACTCTGCCGGAGTTTAGTCATGTACTGTTGATAAAGGACTGTCAGTCTGTCACCATAGTATTCGTCTGAAGAAAAACAATCTTCCCGTTTCACTTTGCCTAATTCGCATCTTTCGTATGGTTCGATTGATTCTGAAAATTATGCAGGATCACACACAAGATGAGGGATTTAGCACAAGTGTCAGTCTCAGAGATTTTCTCCTATATTGCTATTTGGGCCTTACACGCATCATAGGCTGGGCCGAGGGAGATAGCAAGATAGCCCATTAACAACAGCAAATAAACCCTAATAAACCATGACAGCCTCTCGATCTCCTCGTATTTCCCCAAACACTTGCCGCCACGATCCGGACGTCATCGTTCCCGCCGCCGGTGCAACAGCCAATCGCGATGTCGTCGTggccgcagccaccgccgccgccgccggttcaACTCAGCATGCAGTTCCTCCCTTCCCGGCcggagccggccgccgccgcgcgcacgtCCATCTGCTGCACCTGCGGCGTCCCCATGGCGCCCAACGCGGCCAACACGTGCGCCCTCTGCATCCGCTCGCGCGTCGACATCGCGGCGGGGgtgccgcgccacgccgacggGGTGCACATCCTTCCACCGTCATGCATGCATCGCCGCCGAGCTGCTCGCTGCGTGCTCCGTCATCTAGCTGTTCCAGCGGCATGCAATTGCAGAGCGAAACACGTCAAGAAATTAAATAACTGAACGCGATTTCTTCTCTGTAATTGCAGATCCCCATTGATAATGATTGTGATTGTAATTGCAAAAACCAGGCTAGAAACCCCCAAAGGGGGTGAACTACATGATATCCATTTTTGAACTTTAAGGGCGTGTTTTACATAAAGTGAagagttggggggggggggggggggggggatggggaCTTATCCCacttttgttttattatttgtgaaagagtaaattgcacccacggtgcatcaacttggcaggtgggtgcaatttggaACAAGAACTTCAGAAATGAGCGTTCTAGTGCAACTACTTGGCAAATATAtgcaatttagtataataactttataagtgatcgtataaatgtaacaacttgcaagtaggtacgattttgatacaataaactAAGAAATTATgcaacaacttaattatttggagcattttctatatagattcagtttaagtaattattttgacaatatgctagtggatttgtataagcatatttatatttttattataataattaataacttgaagtcaattaaactggatgtaaaaattattatatttcggttgatatttgagaaggtaaagaaaatgaaaaaaaaaatcttaaggtaattggatgtaaactgtatgtgcaatataattattaaagattaaatttaatatCTAAGGTAATATTCATAGGATGACATCGGgaaaaaaactcacctagcatatgcctagccaagttgatgcaccaaaatacaaattgtcaagttcttgtactagaacgcatctacttgtcaagttgttgcactcggacgctcaattctcaagttcttacactatatcgcacccacctgccaagttgttgtaccgtggGTGCTACTCATCTAGGTCATGGCAATAGTTGCGGATTTCATGCTTGTCTATCTTCCTGCTCCAACTGTATCTCTGCAGCCATCACTTGCAACAAATGCTGGCCATATTGCTAACTTTTTCCATAACTGCCCAGATAATGCATTTCAGGTAACTTGATTACTGAACTTTCAGTTTCTAACAAGACTTCTCTAGTTCCTCCTTTTATTTAGAAACACTTTTATGTAACCTGTGCTGCAGATTGCTTTGGCTGGAAGATCATTCTCACTTCTGCAGAGGCCAGGAGCTATTGTGGTAAGTATCTTGTAATGATCCTTAATTTATTTTACACTCTGTTTAAATTGACTAACAATATTTTGTCTTGTTTCATAGAGAAATGGTGCAAAACTCTTTGCAGTTGGTACTAGTGCatctttggtaagtctgtcacTCCATGGCTAAACGCCTATATAGTTTATATGTTTCCTTCCCCTTAGAGAAATCGTTGTTGTTTCTTAGTGGTAATCAGAAGGGTATCCTCTTATTATGAACTTTTGATCAATGAGTTCATACAGAATGGAAAATATCTGTAAGAAATTAATGCACTATTATTATGTAGTAAAAAGGTTTTTAGTATACTTGTTTTTATTATGTCAATTATTGTCAAACCTTCATATCTAGTGACATTCTATGgtatttgcatttgcatttctGACCTTCATACAAGAAAAATATCCTTGTATTTGCATTTCTGACCTTAGCAATTTCAAATGAGCAATCCTGTTgctattttgtttttctcttaaatCAACAGAAGCACCCTCAGGAAAATTTGTAAGCTCACAATGTCCATGATTTTATTGTCTTTCTCAGGTTGGCACTGGGGTCACAAATGCGCTGATCAAAGCAAGGAAGGCTGTTGACAAAGAATTTGATGATGAAATTGAGGATATTCCAATTGTCTCAACTAGTGTTGCCTATGGTATATACATGGCAGTTTCTAGTAATCTCAGGTAAAGTTGTCTTCAATATTCATATAAtatgctttgtttttttttaaatctctgattaattttattatggTAAATTTTACCACAGGACATCGTGACTTtgcggttttagctgtaggacatcGCGCAAAGtaacttttgggggaaaacactctcaaaatatggttatttgctggtggacaccgcACCCATTAAATTAATGATTTCTATGCTGAGTAGACGAGATGGCTCCACTTTTTTACATGAATTGACCAAATTGCCCCTTAttcctctttctcttcctatcttcttcctctctctccctcgacGGCGTGGCTTGCGATGACTGTGCAGCGCAGCGCAGCGCGCGATGCAGGTGACTGGCGACGCGATAGAGGGCGGTGGATGACATGATGGCACACTCGTCTAGGAGCGGTGGCCAGCGCGAAGGTGGAGCAGCGGCCGACGCGGCTTGCGGCGACCGTGTGGCGCGATgcgggcggccggcgcgcgACACGGGGACGCACTCGTGCAGGAGCGGCGGTCGGTGTGATGGCGGAGCAACGACCGGCGTGGCTGCGCGGCATAGGGCGGCGGGCGATGCgagcggccggcgacgcggcacAGGGCATTGAGCAATACGAGCAGCCCGCGACGCGGCACAGGGCGGCGGGCGATGCGGTGGCGCACTCGTGCAGGAGCGGCGGCTAGCGCGAAGGTGGAGTAGTGGACGGCGCGGCTCGCGGCAACAGTGCGGCGCGATGCGGGTGGCCAGCGATGCATATCAGGGTGGCGCACAACGCGGTGGCACACTCGTGCAGGAGTGGCGGCCGGCGTGATGGCGGAGCAACGGCTGGCGTGGCTATGCGGCACCAGCTACAGCAGAAGACGGCCGCCGCTGTCGTAGACAactgccaccgccactgcccCCACGCCCAGCTCTTCTCTGCTCCGCTCCCTGACCCCACGACGTCGCCCAGCGTGTGGCGCTCCCTCCCTCACCGGCATACGGCTCCAATCAGCTGGCCTCCCTCTTCGGGTTCCTGCTTGTGGGTTAGCCCAGCACGAGCCATCTCCTTCGCGTTGACATAGAGGACGGATAAGCGCTAGCCATTGCAGTGtggaaggaggggatagagagaagagagaaggaagaccTGACATGTGGACCTAAGGACATTTTAGAACTTTCACacaatttctctctcctattcaaCCGGAAATTCATTTAATGGGTGCGGTGTCTACTAGCAAATAACCACATTTTGAGAGTGTATTCTCCCAAAAATCACTTCGCGCaatgtcctacagctaaaaccgtAAAGTCACAATGTCCTgtggcaaaatttgccttttatTTTTGGTTGTTTCATGATTTCATCATGGGGGCAATGAGAGACTACCCTCGGTTACTTTATTttccatctaaaaaaaatccttcctCTTAGCCTCAGATTATAAAGTTGTTTGCTGCACACTTTGTCTTCTTTTTAACGATAAAAGTAATATGCTTCATCAGGTACCAGATTTTAGCTGGTGTAATTGAACAGAGGATGCTGGAGCCACTATTGCATAACCACAAAATACTGCTGAGTGCATTGTGCTTTAAGGTCCGGACTGCTGGAGCCACTATTGCATAACCACATTCTTAGGTTCTTTACTGTGAGTTTTCTTTGCCTCTTGAAATTTAGAGTTCTTGGTCCTGTCGCAGTCCTATTGTAGTTACTGGAAAGCTACTTCGTGTGCAGGTGGGTTGACTATGCCAGGTGGATTGGCGTTCAAAAGGTTCAAGAGGAGAACTGAAGTTACTCAAGTGATCAGTATGCTTTTTATTTGTCATGCATATTTGGAATTATGCCTTTTAGTTTTAGCATGGTGTGGAAGCATTCAAATATTAGaaactgaaaaaaatatcatagtTCAGTTCTCGTGAGGCAATTTGCTTGTTGCAATTTTTCTTAATAGATTTCAAGGTTTTGTATTCATGGGATGAGAGAACCAGGTTTCTTGTAGTGGCTCACTTTGTGGTGATTCTTTGTTGGTCTCTCGCGCATTAGTGAATTTCTTCACCTTATAAGTCCAGAGCGACCCAATTTGGTGGTGGAGAGGGTGGAAGATGAACTAATCAACCTGCCTACTATTTTTCGTTGGACATGCTAACTTACCTACTACTTTCTATCCTAAAATGTAAGCACAGAGGTAGTAATTGATTGAACAGTAGGCATAGCTGGTGTTATCTCGCTTTGACGTCAACTGctaaaccaaaaataaaaaatgtgacCAGCCAGATCTAAGAAGGTTTGGTACCAATGTCTTTTATTAAGGCCTAAATTAATTGTAGGGTTTAGTGATTCCCATAAGTCTTGTCATGTGCCTCTTCGCCGGCACCAGTTATGCCCTTCCTCACTCACCGGACTCCAGCTCCGCTGAGTACATATAATCATCCCCTAAGGCTGAGGCGGCTGCATCATTGGCTCAAATAAAGGCCATCACCAACCGTAGAGAAACCGATCAGCCATGGCCGCTGCCAGCCTCCAACAGCAATCGCCGAACCAGGCGATCCAGGCCTCGGGGGCGTCCACTATAGCTGTATTCTCAAACCTGATACCGATACAGCTGATGGCTAGCGTGGACCCGACGTTACCGGCAGCCGGATTCC
Proteins encoded in this window:
- the LOC127765519 gene encoding protein RETICULATA-RELATED 4, chloroplastic-like; the encoded protein is MAFHYAAMPSSSSSSLSGVSSQPPLHLPRLRSPHQASRRLSALPFSRALPLPLRLRLCIPRPQLPPLPLAFSHGGGGDNDGDDNNNNGGGDGEGDGGPPDNRREALFVLAQLGRKLESLPSDLAAAVEGGRVTGEIVRRFAEMEGSALLRWLLQFQGFRERLLADDLFLAKLAMECGVGVIAKTAAEYEKRRENFVKEIDIVIADVVMAIVADFMLVYLPAPTVSLQPPLATNAGHIANFFHNCPDNAFQIALAGRSYSILQRLGAILRNGAKLFTVGTSASLIGTGVTNALIKARKAVDKELDDEVEDIPVLSTSVAYGVYMAVSSNLRYQILAGVIEQRMLEPLLHNHKLLLSALCFAVRTGNTFLGSLLWVDYARWVGVQKVQEEA